The sequence cattctggggcacatgctgTGTGACTCAGTTTGAGcgcatttttaaactacaaaaaaagCGGTTCGCTATTTACTAGGACTTGATAGTCGACCTCACtgccaagaaatgtttaaaagatttaaaatattaactctttcatctttattcattcttgaatctatttgcttggttCGCAAGCATATATCAGAAATTCCTAATAGACCATCTCGCAATTATCCACTTCGAAGCGCAGAGCATGATCTTTATGTGCCAATCCCAAggtcagaattaataaaaagctctattctttaCCGAACTAAAAAATGCATACTCatctgcctttggaaattaaatctttgaaatatttttctcgatttcgcaatgctttaaaatcatgtttaccggagagagctttatatgcagtagatgatttttttttattatgaatttttgagtatcatgcacgcactggctaattattaaatttcttacgaTGTAGAAtagtaatattttgtatttaaataacctgtttaattttgtgtataatgcATTATTAATGTAATATGCAACATGCAGAAAATCGCAAATTAGCTTAGTTTAATGTATAGGAcgtttattaaacaaatgtaaaatacaattttaatttaatattaatctcGATATTAATACATACTTTATCATAAATTTACCGTAATAAACGTTCATAAGTATTGTcgaaaaagcaaaaatcattttGCTTTTTGTGTGACACTTTCTTACACTTTTTCACTTCAATATAAGTCTTtgggtatataatttaatatttgttttctttttggttcACAAAACTGTTTAAATCCTCTCGCGATAGTACCCTCAGTAACCAGTCtgacacttttcttttaaaactaataaaactttcacaacatttaatatcatcagggattttattatatagtctTGCAGTTAGGTATAGCCAGCTTCTCTGTCCgcacatttttttgcattttggaatAATAACTTTACTTGAAGACCTTAAATTATAGTTTGTTTCGTTAGAAAGTAAACTTTCTTGAGGTTTCTTAAACGATCTTAAGAGCATTCTATAACAGAAAAGCTGTCTAATATCCATGACACCACTTATGCCATATAATGTATCCGATGGAAAAAACctacttttgttaaatacaattttaagtgctcatttttgagttatttctaAACCTGTAACATGTGAGTTTAGCACTCCTCCCCAACCAATTTTTCCATAGATCAAATGTGACTGcactaatgaaaaatatagagtttttaaTTGATTCGTTGACAGGAAGTCTttcaaatagtttaattttggcATGATACATCTAATCTTTTGAACAACATATTTGATGTGATGGTCCCATCGGAGGTTGTTGTCTATAATaattcccaaatattttatagtctTTGTCGCAGGTATTGCTTGATTATCCACTATTATGCCTTGacagtttattgttttatcattgGGAGAGAATAATATGCATTTGGTTTTTTCAAGATTTACAGTTAATTAGTTAAaatcaaaccattttttaactagCGAAAAATCCCTTTCTGCTTGAATTAATCCTCCCATGTTGCATTTTGTTGCAATTGCATCCTCCGTCGATCTACCCTCCAAGAACCCATACTGATTCTCGGATatcaatttgtatttttttaagaatttcatgATTCTACTTCTTAgcacttattcaaaaatttttgctatGTTTGTTAATAGCGAAATTGGTCTGTAGTTTATAATATCCAGTCTACTTCCAGATTTTAGCAAAGGagaaataatacctatttttaatggttttggaaaatatcccttttttatatatttatttattaaaaatgctaatGGGTATGAAATTTGACtgtctattaattttaagatttcagTACGTATACCATCAAAACCGGgggatttttttgtctttaatttttttataatctttaatatttcttgttCAGTAACAAAATTGAGAAACATATTGTTTGCTATTTCAGGTtcgttgtcaataaaatttttaggttttttaatttttttggcatagtTTTCCCCTACTGAGCaatagtgtttattaaatacatcggctatttttttttatcagatataattttattttttgattttatttttttaatttcctgatttttttggtttttgttacaaattttgaCTGAATCCCATAGGCATTTGGTGTTTTGTTGGTTacttagtaatttttcaaaatattgtttttttgaggcGGCGATGAATTTTGCAAGACTTCTTTTACAcatgttgtaattttgttttagagttaaattattaggagatttttttaattcttgatgtagtacatttttactattaatagCACTTAGTAGGCTTGTACTAATCCAACCCTtccttggaattttttttttgtttattttaacgttttttgtatttttttgcatgatttttgttatgttatttataaaaatgttcgtCATTTCATCTAAGTCCTTACAAGAGTAAAAATAATTCCAGTCTATTAAAAAGGAGTCTTGTATCAATTTTCCATAATTAATGTattctttaatgattttatttggaCAATTTCTACATAAATGGTTCTGATCTCCTATTTCAATGATAGTTGGATAATGATCCGATATCttgtaatttaacaaataagctttaatattttcagaatttttggaTTTAACAAAGTAGTGGCCTAGACAGGATTTCTGTAAATTTCTCTCCCAAGTGCAAACATTATTTACGTACGAAACATAGGACTTTGCATTAAGAAGGTTAAGATATTCTTGAACATGATTTAAATCTTGTTTTTCCTTtaggatattaatattaatatccccACAAATAACGTGAACATCCAACCTAGGCAACTCAGATAAATAATGAAGCAAGTCTGCATTAAAAACGTCAGCATCTGTGGACGGTGGTCTGTATatagcagtaattttaaaagattcatttttttgttgagtTAGATCaatatcaattaaatttatatttgacaatttttttatttcatatttgaggccattatttgcaaaattCGTCCTATGCTTTAAAGCAAATTGttcaggaaatgaaaaaaatgctcaCAGAACTACTAATGCATTATAATttagctgtttttttttactggtagCTTCGTAGGTACAGAAAAGCAAAACCACTAATTAGAAATCTAAAACGCTAAATAtgttgctaaaaataaataaataaagtgcatagagagagttttgcaaataaaattaaaaaaatatatatcttctAGTTCTTCCCTTTATTAATCAAacatgataataatattaaaactaggGTGAAAGCATAAACAAATCCTAATTGCGTTTATTTAACtgcataaaaaacaaagaaacattttttctaacaaaaataaatgttggaAATTCAgtcaaaacaaaatcaaaatataaattattcaaacaGGAAAATCCTCAGTTTGATTTTGGCATCCCTCCAACTTATCGTCTTCTTCGCGTGCAGCGGCAGGCTTTGTGAGATGACTTTTATAGAAAGTTAATTGTGGAAGACTCCTCCAATCGTTTCCGTAATGTTGAGCCAGCAACTTTTCAATTGTACTTTTGTCACCCTTCAATTGATTGCCTAATGGTATCTCTTTAGGCGATAGCGAGGaaactttgcaattttttttgcaaatacctTTAGGTTGCCCAATATTAGTGCGATAATTAGGTTCGCCTTGCACCAGAACAGTACCATTATTCCTGATGAAAATGAAACGTTTTGCTTTATTGAAGGCAAAATGCCACGATGAGGGATTCTTCACTACTCTTTTGGTCTCTGCTCTCCAGTCGAATAGTCTCCAGTCAACCCCTAACTTTCGAACAGTggcatgttttttaattatgtcatCATATTGACAAGGTTCGACAATTACTGGTGTCTTCTTTATGTCCTTTTCGACCAAACCAAAAACCCTGTCGGGAGGGATGAAGGAATGTCCAACCATCGGGAAAATCAGTTCCagacatttaatgttttttggcGCCCCTTCTTGAAGCCAGTGGGCCAGCATTGCCatcattatagtatttttattttggccgcCACACCCGTcggcaaataaatttatttttgttacggaattttcaaaattgaagttaatcAAAACATCTCGAACAGCCGATGTTATAGCATTAGAATGTTTCGGAGATTGAATTTCGGTCCATAAGTATGAAAAGACATTTGTGACTCTTAATTGAGTCTGGGAGCTACCACATACGACTGTGAAATTATGGTAATTAATTTGCTGGCTAAAGTAGGCAGATTGGTCAGGCAACCGTGGTAAGGCCAGATTCTTTTGACAATCAAAAGAAAAGGTAACTGTTGTTGGTTTAGtgtatttaagtaatttgaAAAAGGTTTTTGCCTTCAATACGTGGATGCGATGTTCCACAATTAATTGATGCCTACCACTCGCGGATGTCATTGATTTAATCTGTTCTTTCGTCCTCAGGCAGAAAGAACAACAGTCAGTCTGTGGGGTCCCAAATGCAATATTGTAATTAGCATTTACATATTTTCtgaaataacttatttttacatGCATACCTTCCGGGGTTTTTGCCAGATATTGATTGTAGAGCTTTTTAAAAGAAAGGTCACAAGGTAAATACATCCGGACACTTGACTTGCTTCGGCAATAGTGCGATTCAACACACTGAATTGATTCAATGAATTGCTTTATGCTTTTTTgcttgtcaatattttttacacctACTCGATCGCCACCTCTGCGTTCCTTTGGAAGAGCCCCGAAAAGCACAAAATTTCGCATTACCCTTTGAATTCTACCTttactaaaatttgatatttccaAAAAGGCATTTCGGCATACCCTTATCAAGTGCCCATCCTTCAAACGGATATTGTATTGTATAGAAACCTGAGCGTGGTCTGTTTTACCTCTTTTGGGTTTGTTTCCCGTGCAGCAAGCCAGTATTCGCCTATCTTGTTCTATCTTGTCTTTAGATTCGTACAAGTACGCGTGACACTCCTTGACCTGCGCCATCGTTAGTGTCGTGCAATAATAAGGTTGTCCTGGTCGACCATCATGCTTGCAGGTCGGATACGTTGCCAGAGTCTGTGGTAAATGTCTAGAATAGAACAACAGGGATTAATTAAAAGATTCTATGacacattaaaaaatgatataccTACCGCATACGCTTGgcaacatttcttttatagttttctgGCTGACGTTCTTTCTTACGTCCTTTCCCAGCAGGGCTAGGTAAAACACTTGAACTAGCATGTAGTATTTCCATAGCAAATAAGAcggtaaaataataattgaacacTGAACAATATCAACAATCGTTGAAATAAGACGGACGATAACAACTAATATGACACACGCTGCGACTGCAAATAAGACGTAAAAACACATAAACAGCTGCAAAAAGTCACGTGAATATTCTAACGCGCGCTATTGGTTCAAACGCATTCAGCGAGTTTTGCAACTTATTTCGCGAAGCATAGAGCCAGTTTTGCAAATTACAAGCCTTTTTGATATGATATTTAGGTATCAAAGAGCCTGTTTAGCGCGGAACTGACTCGACCAAACTATTAGctttataaaaatgaacatttctgacacaaaaaacaattttcggTAAAAATGTCGATTAGcgagttttgcaaataatggcCTCATTTATAACTGAACTTTTGACTAATGTATACAAGAACAccgtcatttttattaatattgccaTGATTGTAAAGCAAATCATatcctgaaatatttaaaatatctgtgttcaatatctgaaaagttTCTGTCAATActataatatcaaaatttacctcAGTCTGTGACAATAAGAGCAATAAATTATCAAGATTTTTAACAGCACTACAGATatttagttgaaatatttttatggaattatgattaaaacattttgagttaATACTGTTTAAATCACTGCACAATATGGTTTTATACTCGTTAGCTTCAAAGTTTAATATATATGGAtccatttttcttttgtaattaatttaaactaaaaactttatttaatatttactaaattaactactaaaattttacacttttatttatttttttttctgtctttctTCTTTCCTTCccctccttttttttttttttgttattgtgcGCTTACCCGATTAGTTTTTAGACCTTGTTTTAATTCTATTTGCATCAGATAACGACGAAGTTTTGGTTTTAGTTAAAGGCTTTTTACTTGATATGTTCTTCGGTGTTTCTTGGTTGCTAGTAGAATTATTTGTGGATTCTTTGTGATTCGTGATTATtttgtttccttcatttttccTGACTCGCTTCTCCTGTTGCTGCTTGTGGATCTGTATATCTTCCTCCGCCTTGTctttattattgtattgtacTGTGTCTTCAAATGCTTCATCCAAATCTCTACTTACTGTTGGGGTAGCTGGAGCACTATTGGGACGTCGATCTAAAACGACATATTCGCCTTCATCCAGTTGTTTTGCAGTATATCCTACGTATTTAATGTAAAGTTTAAATCTTCTTATGTAACTGCTTTCATCTGGTTGTTGattccttataatttttaaatagtttcttaattttctcAAGTCCTCCTGTTGATTTTTGGTCAGATCATCCGAAATCCCAATTTTTGTTCCTTTTAGTTTCTTGAGATTAACCAGTACatgcttttttcttaaaaaacttataaactCGATTTTGATAGGACTATTTTCGGATTTTCCTAACAAATATATATCGCTTATATCTCGTTCGGATATGTCTGTTCCTAGTACCTGATTCAGATCTTGACAAAGTTTAGAGACATTGTAAACTACTTCCTTATTAAtgccaaaaacaataatatttttctttttgctttttattttatagttttcaatttcttctttaaGAGAAGTATTTTCCacttcaagtttttttatttttgtctctaACTCCTCCAATATACGGGATTCACTGTCCCtcatagatttttttagttctGCTCTAGTGTTCTGTAGCTCAAGTAATAATTTGTTGACCGCTACTTCATCCATTCTCATGTACGGATGCTTTAACGATTCAGTACCGTCTTATCAGTGCAAGACAGTATCTAGTACCCGTGACCTTGCTGTTTTTACGAGGTAAATCCACGAATACGAACAACTGCACGAGGTATATACAGGCATTTATAATTGCAATTTGTTGCTTGCTTTGtttccaaattcaaaatatgaacGAAGAATTTAATTCAGTAGcactaatttatatatttgttactaaatttaaacatttattttacttttagtattaataaatacGGTTTTACTTCGGAACGAATTTAAGCGCGACCGGTCTGCGTAAAGGTCGCCATACACCCatcaaatttctataaaatttttatgaccttttaaacattgtattaatgtttttgactgtttttgtttttgttacttttctaTTCTACTTTCTtgttactaattttatttaatttcctattttcttactttttatatttagtataagaaatgtatgccatttatgtcttttgtatccagttttgtatatatttatttagtacttgtattttggtttctatatttgtgtgttttgctttttagctttgtctataaaattttttaaatgttttgacaataaagcatatttgattgattgatatttttaattatagcgcTATAATTTTTATCTGTTAAGTACAACTGTGTGACCTAGTGGCTCGCCAATTGTAAaataatgcattaaaaaaatgtctttcttCTTATTTCATTGCTCTGGGGTAATTTATCTCCATTTTCCgttataattgaaatttttttgaataaaaggtGAAGATTTGCGAAGCATAATAtacttttatgaaaatataaaagaagatTGCTCAATAGAAAAGTTTTCAAATCCTATTCTGACTTGTTATGTTAttaacttcattatttttattttcagaaaatttaataaaagctaTGATAATTGCTTTGAATACAAAATGAATGACAAGAGAATTTGCCGCCTATGCCTTAACATAATAATTACATTAAGACACGATGTGTCTAAAACAGGAATTCGGGAAATGTTGGTTATCATATTCCCTCAAATGGTaagtgaatatttaaaattttttgttgtaaGATAATTCTTCTTCTAATTTTAGAATACAAATCTTACAGAAACGATTGACGTCTGCCAGGAATGTCTTAATAGTTTACATTTCGCAGTAAGAGTTAGAGAAAGTTATTTGACTAAGATACAAGCTGGCCTTGAGAAGACTCTTGATAGTTTTCCACATTGTCAGATTTGCTTTGAGAGTGAATCAGATTTTAAACcattattgcataaaataaatcattctgAAATGGTTTTGAGACACTGCCTTAAAGTCGCTTTACCTGAACATGTAAGTATCTATAAATATGCATAGATAACTATATAACATATTAAAGCTATAAGGTATATGTAAAATTGGCAATGCATACATTACAAGCCGGAAAATATTTAGAGAgtattgtattatattataaatatgccATTTAGTTTACAATTCTGTCTTTTGTGGTTTTTaagataataacaaaaaataggaTACAACATTTTATCATGAAAACATCCTGTTGTTTTAgaattaatggaaatttttacaaGCTCAgttttttaaaccaactttttttatatagaccCAAAGAGTAGTTTCGGTTTTTTGTTGAATCATCATTAACGTGtatgatataattaattttcagatccataaaaaacttgtattttgCTTGTCAAATGGGGTCTTCTTTTCCTACAAATAAGCATTAAATTGTGGTCAAATATAcaataactattatttattataaaattggtAACAGATATGGTTAAAGGTAATTCTAGTATGAGTGACTTTCTAAGCTATTGTGGCTCACATCTATTTAGATTTCTTCCATCAAATCTCAGAAGTATTTCTAACATCTTTAAATGTTGTGTCAGTCCTGTGCTAGACAGTcacataaaatatgtattataatgTCAacgttttttagcaaaaaattacttaatctTCTTTAGATAATCTTCGAGCTCATTTTCCGTTCTGATTTGCCTTATCCgcgtctgccttctagttgcttaaaaagctgcctcatactctagtccatagACCAAAGGTTCCcaaatacttttataataagttatttttagagcatggttagtatctggatctcaaaccccgtcaataaaacaatttatagaaatttgttcacGGAACTCTGATAGGGCTAAAGgataagccaga comes from Anthonomus grandis grandis chromosome 4, icAntGran1.3, whole genome shotgun sequence and encodes:
- the LOC126735241 gene encoding uncharacterized protein LOC126735241; this translates as MEILHASSSVLPSPAGKGRKKERQPENYKRNVAKRMRHLPQTLATYPTCKHDGRPGQPYYCTTLTMAQVKECHAYLYESKDKIEQDRRILACCTGNKPKRGKTDHAQVSIQYNIRLKDGHLIRVCRNAFLEISNFSKGRIQRVMRNFVLFGALPKERRGGDRVGVKNIDKQKSIKQFIESIQCVESHYCRSKSSVRMYLPCDLSFKKLYNQYLAKTPEGMHVKISYFRKYVNANYNIAFGTPQTDCCSFCLRTKEQIKSMTSASGRHQLIVEHRIHVLKAKTFFKLLKYTKPTTVTFSFDCQKNLALPRLPDQSAYFSQQINYHNFTVVCGSSQTQLRVTNVFSYLWTEIQSPKHSNAITSAVRDVLINFNFENSVTKINLFADGCGGQNKNTIMMAMLAHWLQEGAPKNIKCLELIFPMVGHSFIPPDRVFGLVEKDIKKTPVIVEPCQYDDIIKKHATVRKLGVDWRLFDWRAETKRVVKNPSSWHFAFNKAKRFIFIRNNGTVLVQGEPNYRTNIGQPKGICKKNCKVSSLSPKEIPLGNQLKGDKSTIEKLLAQHYGNDWRSLPQLTFYKSHLTKPAAAREEDDKLEGCQNQTEDFPV